In Bacillus sp. KH172YL63, one genomic interval encodes:
- a CDS encoding response regulator transcription factor encodes MIRIVIAEDQRMLLGALGSLLSLEDDMEVVGKAANGEEAVSLVHELKPDICIMDIEMPKKTGLEAAEELKGEECKVIILTTFARSGYFQRALKGGVKGYLLKDSPSEELADSIRLVMDGKRIYAPELIDDVYSEENPLTDREKEVLELVSHGKNTREIADELSLKTGTVRNYISAILDKLEVKNRIEAITHSKEKGWFK; translated from the coding sequence ATGATAAGAATCGTTATAGCAGAGGATCAGAGAATGCTGCTCGGTGCTCTGGGATCATTGCTCAGTTTGGAGGACGATATGGAAGTGGTCGGTAAAGCGGCGAACGGGGAGGAGGCCGTTTCACTCGTCCATGAACTCAAACCTGACATTTGCATTATGGATATCGAGATGCCTAAGAAAACCGGACTGGAAGCAGCAGAGGAATTAAAAGGGGAAGAATGCAAAGTGATTATCCTCACGACATTTGCCCGGTCAGGTTATTTCCAGCGCGCGTTAAAAGGCGGGGTCAAAGGATATTTATTGAAGGACAGCCCGAGCGAAGAGTTGGCAGACTCGATCCGGCTGGTCATGGACGGAAAGCGGATCTATGCACCTGAATTGATCGATGATGTGTACAGTGAAGAAAATCCGCTGACCGACCGGGAAAAGGAGGTTCTTGAACTCGTGTCCCACGGAAAAAACACGCGGGAAATCGCCGATGAGCTTTCCCTGAAAACAGGGACCGTCCGTAACTATATCTCTGCCATCCTTGACAAACTGGAAGTCAAAAACCGCATAGAAGCCATCACCCACTCAAAAGAAAAAGGATGGTTTAAATAG
- a CDS encoding sensor histidine kinase produces the protein MPRKLITTQRASGISPYIWSIISILPFYFIFQSSSTIEIAVGITLTILFFISLRFAFISRDWPVYLWTSILIAISITMTIQFNFIYFAFYIAYYNGNIKNRVAFLTLYIIHLVLTTASINYNFVLQDELFLSQFPFILIIWISVILLPFNIYNRNKQVLLEDQLEDANKRISDLVKQEERHRIARDLHDTLGQKLSLIGLKSDLARKLVYKDPEQARSELRDVQQTARTALSEVRTMVSQMRGVRLKDEIVRIKQLLKAADIQFKMAEPAALPQTSLFMENILSMCLKEAVTNVVKHSSASVCRLDIKDSDKEMIITVEDDGRGISGDYTESKGSGLIGMRERLEFVNGSLEILSEHGTTLIMKVPKVIKQVDREGMA, from the coding sequence TTGCCAAGAAAGCTTATCACCACTCAGCGGGCCTCAGGTATATCTCCTTACATATGGAGTATCATCTCTATCCTGCCATTTTATTTTATCTTTCAATCATCCTCGACGATTGAAATCGCAGTGGGAATCACCTTAACGATTCTTTTCTTTATTTCATTACGGTTTGCTTTTATATCGAGGGATTGGCCGGTATATTTATGGACATCGATTTTGATCGCGATATCGATCACGATGACGATTCAGTTCAATTTCATCTATTTTGCTTTTTATATCGCCTATTACAACGGGAATATAAAGAACCGGGTAGCATTCTTGACACTGTACATCATCCACCTCGTCCTAACGACAGCCTCGATCAACTACAACTTTGTGCTGCAGGATGAGTTATTTTTATCTCAGTTTCCATTCATTCTGATCATTTGGATCAGCGTCATCCTCCTGCCTTTCAATATTTACAACAGGAACAAGCAAGTGCTGCTTGAGGATCAGCTGGAGGATGCGAATAAACGGATTTCTGACCTGGTTAAACAGGAAGAGCGGCATAGAATCGCCAGGGACCTGCACGATACACTCGGTCAAAAGCTGTCACTCATAGGACTGAAAAGTGATCTTGCAAGAAAGCTGGTCTACAAAGATCCTGAACAGGCAAGAAGTGAGCTTAGGGATGTCCAGCAGACGGCAAGGACAGCCCTGAGCGAAGTCAGGACAATGGTTTCCCAGATGAGGGGCGTCAGGCTGAAAGACGAAATCGTCCGCATCAAGCAATTATTAAAAGCGGCCGACATTCAATTCAAAATGGCAGAACCGGCGGCTTTGCCACAGACCTCTTTGTTTATGGAAAATATATTGAGTATGTGCTTAAAGGAAGCCGTGACGAATGTGGTCAAGCATAGCAGCGCATCTGTGTGCCGTCTTGATATTAAAGATTCTGATAAGGAAATGATCATCACGGTGGAGGATGACGGACGGGGGATCTCCGGGGATTATACAGAATCGAAGGGCAGTGGCTTGATCGGGATGAGAGAAAGGCTTGAATTTGTGAATGGAAGCTTGGAAATACTTTCAGAACACGGGACGACATTGATCATGAAGGTGCCTAAAGTAATCAAGCAGGTAGATAGGGAGGGAATGGCATGA
- a CDS encoding DUF6509 family protein — translation MNITHHQVEELKDPTGILSGDRYEVIFDIEVPEDDELYSEQGIYIKAIFVRDESGERLVQSTIIERNTEEFLDFELEEEEENLLLSYCKEHIR, via the coding sequence ATGAATATCACGCATCATCAAGTAGAAGAGCTTAAAGACCCAACCGGTATCCTGAGCGGGGATCGTTATGAAGTTATTTTCGACATCGAAGTTCCGGAAGACGATGAACTCTATTCAGAACAGGGTATTTACATAAAGGCTATTTTTGTCCGTGACGAAAGCGGAGAAAGACTTGTTCAATCAACCATCATTGAACGAAATACTGAAGAATTCCTTGATTTTGAATTAGAGGAAGAGGAAGAAAATCTTCTTCTCTCTTACTGCAAGGAACACATCAGGTAA
- a CDS encoding phosphatidate cytidylyltransferase: METAIWTLLTIFILMVAVNVLFLIIQKKQGEKDFSRISLRLKTWWGMFAIFCLATLFNPVISMLSLMMLCFFSLKEYFSMMKTRKADRRIFLWAYLSIPIQFWWIYIGWYGMFIVFIPVYVFLLLPLPRLLGKGTLGFLRSVSSTQWGLMLMVFGLSHLAYYQVATPVYGGNLVLFLVVLTQVSDIVQYVVSIYLGKRKVVPTANPVITWEGFLAAVICTTVVSYILYPVLTPLDQTFGILSGLIIAISGFIGSLTISVLKRDLLIGDQEKFTSLKESYLNRVDSLAYTSPIFFHIIRYYFDFM, from the coding sequence ATGGAGACGGCCATTTGGACTTTATTGACCATTTTCATTCTGATGGTCGCAGTGAATGTGTTATTTTTGATCATTCAAAAAAAGCAAGGGGAGAAAGATTTCTCGAGGATATCCCTGCGGCTCAAAACATGGTGGGGGATGTTTGCGATCTTTTGTCTTGCTACACTGTTTAATCCAGTGATCAGCATGCTGTCTTTGATGATGCTATGCTTCTTTTCACTTAAGGAGTATTTCTCCATGATGAAAACAAGGAAGGCGGACCGGAGGATTTTTCTGTGGGCATACCTTTCCATCCCGATTCAATTTTGGTGGATATATATTGGATGGTATGGGATGTTCATCGTTTTCATCCCTGTATATGTCTTCCTGCTGCTGCCCCTGCCACGCCTGTTGGGGAAAGGGACCCTTGGGTTTCTCCGCTCGGTCAGTTCGACTCAATGGGGATTGATGCTGATGGTATTCGGATTGAGCCACCTTGCTTACTATCAGGTCGCAACCCCTGTTTATGGCGGGAATCTTGTCCTTTTTCTTGTCGTCTTGACCCAAGTGAGCGACATCGTTCAGTATGTGGTCTCCATCTATTTAGGAAAGCGCAAGGTGGTGCCTACTGCAAACCCGGTCATCACGTGGGAAGGGTTTCTCGCTGCGGTAATATGTACAACGGTGGTATCCTATATCCTTTATCCAGTACTGACACCACTTGATCAGACATTCGGCATCCTGTCCGGATTGATCATTGCCATCAGCGGATTTATCGGAAGCTTGACGATATCTGTGCTGAAGCGGGACCTGCTGATTGGTGATCAAGAAAAATTCACTTCACTTAAAGAAAGCTATCTTAACCGGGTGGACAGCCTCGCCTATACGTCACCGATTTTCTTCCACATCATTCGATATTATTTTGATTTTATGTGA
- a CDS encoding branched-chain amino acid aminotransferase, translating into MLKKRIAQYIEEQKAAQPKVTLFEPERGYALENGLISEGEVLSPESPRFEEAFIERCDKETEEPIRTETASFLDQPVTYLNEHKNEFVFLESVWFTVIGADAVSIEVDDVFGTYDAMLGLKLQKKHRKEIELFLEDTLQDESSYDLLFNGEDGLWDLNFTLNDHPGFNEGLSMHAVYELIFDFLFKLLQTVEEA; encoded by the coding sequence ATGTTAAAAAAACGAATCGCACAATATATCGAAGAACAAAAAGCGGCGCAGCCCAAAGTAACTTTATTCGAACCAGAACGTGGGTACGCTTTGGAAAATGGCTTGATATCTGAAGGAGAAGTCCTTTCACCAGAAAGCCCCCGCTTTGAAGAAGCGTTCATTGAACGCTGTGATAAAGAAACAGAAGAACCGATCCGTACAGAAACGGCCAGTTTCCTTGATCAGCCTGTTACCTACCTGAATGAGCATAAAAATGAGTTCGTATTCCTTGAGTCGGTTTGGTTTACAGTGATTGGGGCCGATGCGGTGTCAATCGAAGTGGACGATGTATTCGGCACGTATGACGCCATGCTCGGGTTGAAACTTCAAAAGAAACACCGGAAAGAAATTGAACTGTTCCTCGAGGATACACTTCAGGATGAAAGTTCGTATGACCTGTTATTCAACGGCGAAGACGGCTTATGGGACTTGAATTTCACACTGAATGACCACCCCGGATTCAATGAAGGACTGAGCATGCACGCCGTTTATGAACTGATCTTTGATTTTCTATTCAAGCTTCTTCAGACAGTGGAAGAAGCATAA
- a CDS encoding exodeoxyribonuclease III produces the protein MKLVSWNVNGIRACVKKGFLDYFHQMDADIFCLQETKLQEGQISLDLDGYHQYWNYAEKKGYSGTAVFTKQKPLKVTYGFEDGKREPEGRIITCEFADFYLVNVYVPNSKRDLSRIGERLEWEDTIREYLLGLDLHKPVVLCGDLNVAHTEIDLKNDKSNKGNSGFTEEERGKMTALLKSGFVDSFRHVHPEKDDVYSWWSYMSNVRARNIGWRIDYFIVSERLSPSINGAEIHSQILGSDHCPVYLELKEYIKEV, from the coding sequence ATGAAATTAGTATCATGGAATGTAAATGGTATACGGGCATGCGTTAAGAAGGGGTTCCTGGATTATTTTCATCAAATGGATGCGGATATTTTTTGTCTTCAAGAAACCAAGCTTCAAGAAGGGCAGATTTCTTTGGATCTGGACGGATACCATCAGTACTGGAATTACGCAGAGAAAAAAGGCTATTCTGGTACAGCTGTATTTACCAAACAAAAGCCTTTGAAAGTGACTTACGGTTTCGAAGATGGAAAGCGGGAACCGGAGGGCAGAATCATTACTTGTGAATTCGCCGACTTTTACTTAGTCAATGTATACGTCCCCAACTCCAAGAGAGATCTTTCCAGAATTGGCGAGCGCCTGGAATGGGAAGATACGATAAGGGAATACTTACTCGGACTGGATCTTCACAAACCGGTCGTCCTTTGCGGGGATTTAAATGTCGCCCATACAGAAATCGACTTGAAAAACGATAAGTCAAACAAGGGGAATTCAGGTTTCACTGAAGAAGAACGGGGAAAAATGACAGCTTTGCTGAAGTCAGGGTTTGTCGACAGCTTCCGCCATGTTCATCCAGAAAAAGATGATGTTTACAGCTGGTGGTCATACATGAGCAATGTACGTGCGCGGAATATTGGCTGGAGAATCGATTATTTCATCGTATCAGAACGCTTATCCCCTTCAATCAATGGAGCAGAGATTCACTCACAAATCCTCGGGAGCGATCACTGTCCTGTATACTTGGAATTGAAGGAGTACATAAAAGAGGTATAA
- a CDS encoding DEAD/DEAH box helicase has translation MNSFSSFNLSQRLQKALLNNGIKKPTSIQEKVIPQILQGKDVMAKGQTGTGKTLAYILPILEQGPTKSSHIQTLIITPTRELAIQVAGEIRKLTTKQKGFSVLSIYGGKSHEEEIKELEKQVNVVVGTPGRLLDHVKRGNLDVSQLSFLVIDEADQLLQIGFLNKVEEILRKTPKNRQTMLFSATIPSEIKKLANRYMKSPHYIEVTHAEKSTSINQFAIFTVDRAKQDTLIQLIDAFKPSKSIVFCRTKRRVTKLYQVLTSKGYKVAELHGDLPQEKREIVMEQFRTGEIPMLVATDVASRGLDIEGVSHVFNYDMPDNADTYIHRIGRTGRAGESGLAYTLYSTEERSTLDEIETVLNARFQKQNLGNTISLKDSSGKRQGAKKKGRKNTPKGTPKGKKPSDSHKPKAEKKLGVKGSTRKAIEKKPSTGKHPSK, from the coding sequence TTGAACTCGTTTTCCTCATTTAATCTATCTCAACGTCTTCAAAAAGCTCTGTTGAACAACGGAATTAAAAAACCGACATCTATACAAGAAAAGGTAATCCCACAAATCCTTCAGGGAAAAGATGTCATGGCAAAGGGACAGACCGGAACCGGTAAAACCCTTGCGTATATATTACCGATATTAGAGCAAGGCCCAACCAAATCATCACACATTCAAACTCTGATCATCACGCCAACACGGGAACTGGCGATTCAGGTGGCAGGTGAAATAAGAAAGCTGACGACTAAACAGAAAGGTTTCTCTGTCCTTTCCATCTACGGAGGCAAAAGTCATGAAGAAGAAATAAAAGAGCTGGAGAAGCAGGTGAATGTTGTAGTCGGAACGCCCGGCCGTCTCCTTGATCATGTCAAAAGAGGAAATCTTGATGTGAGCCAACTTTCCTTTCTTGTCATTGATGAAGCGGATCAATTATTACAGATCGGATTTCTCAATAAGGTCGAAGAGATTTTAAGAAAAACACCTAAAAATCGCCAAACGATGCTGTTTTCAGCCACAATCCCTTCTGAAATCAAAAAATTAGCGAACAGATACATGAAATCCCCTCACTATATCGAGGTGACTCATGCTGAAAAGTCCACTTCGATTAACCAATTTGCCATCTTTACAGTGGATCGGGCGAAACAGGATACCCTCATCCAACTGATCGATGCTTTTAAGCCGTCAAAGTCAATCGTCTTCTGCAGAACGAAGCGACGGGTGACGAAGTTATATCAAGTACTCACATCCAAAGGATACAAGGTGGCAGAGCTTCATGGTGATCTTCCACAGGAAAAACGGGAAATCGTCATGGAGCAGTTCAGAACAGGTGAAATCCCGATGCTGGTGGCAACGGATGTCGCTTCGAGGGGATTGGATATCGAAGGGGTGAGCCATGTATTTAATTACGACATGCCTGACAATGCAGACACCTATATTCACCGGATCGGAAGGACGGGAAGAGCAGGGGAAAGCGGCCTTGCTTATACACTTTATTCCACCGAGGAACGTAGTACGCTCGATGAGATTGAGACAGTATTGAATGCGAGATTCCAAAAGCAAAATCTCGGGAATACGATCTCACTTAAAGACAGTTCCGGCAAGCGCCAGGGGGCTAAGAAAAAAGGCAGAAAAAATACGCCGAAAGGTACGCCGAAAGGAAAGAAGCCTTCAGATTCCCATAAACCCAAGGCTGAAAAGAAACTTGGCGTGAAAGGGTCAACAAGAAAAGCAATTGAGAAAAAACCTTCTACCGGCAAGCACCCATCGAAATAA
- a CDS encoding DsrE/DsrF/DrsH-like family protein, with the protein MSKKVAIIASNGGLFDAYKVFNIATAAAATDQEVAIFFTFEGLNLIHKEGHKQLPMPEGKEHFQEGFAKANVPAIPELVEMAQEMGVTFIGCQMTMDVMGLEKDAFVDGIEVGGAVTFLEFSKDADVTLTF; encoded by the coding sequence ATGAGTAAAAAAGTAGCGATCATTGCAAGTAATGGCGGTTTATTCGACGCATATAAAGTATTTAACATTGCAACAGCGGCAGCTGCCACTGACCAGGAGGTAGCCATCTTCTTTACATTTGAAGGATTGAACCTGATCCATAAAGAAGGCCACAAGCAGCTTCCAATGCCTGAAGGAAAAGAACATTTCCAAGAAGGATTTGCAAAAGCCAATGTACCGGCCATTCCTGAATTGGTAGAAATGGCACAAGAGATGGGTGTGACATTCATCGGCTGTCAAATGACAATGGATGTCATGGGCTTAGAGAAAGATGCATTCGTGGATGGAATCGAAGTCGGCGGTGCCGTTACGTTCCTTGAGTTCTCTAAAGATGCGGATGTTACGTTAACTTTCTGA
- a CDS encoding rhodanese-like domain-containing protein — protein sequence MKQLTAQQVEELLADKNNSLNIIDVREDEEVATGIIPTAKHIPLGQVEARVNELDQSKEYIMVCRSGGRSGQAASFLESQGFDVINMSGGMMSWTGPTE from the coding sequence ATGAAACAACTTACAGCTCAACAAGTTGAAGAACTGCTTGCTGACAAGAACAATTCTCTAAACATCATTGATGTCCGGGAAGATGAGGAAGTGGCAACCGGGATCATCCCGACTGCCAAGCACATCCCCCTTGGTCAAGTAGAAGCACGCGTAAATGAATTAGATCAATCAAAAGAATATATCATGGTTTGCCGTTCAGGCGGCAGAAGCGGACAAGCTGCTTCATTCCTTGAAAGTCAAGGTTTTGATGTCATCAATATGAGCGGCGGGATGATGTCCTGGACAGGTCCGACAGAATAA
- a CDS encoding TIGR00266 family protein, with the protein MNSHEIEYTLHGDDMQFVEIELDPGESAVAEAGGMMMMEDGIEMETIFGDGSQRGGGGGFLGKLVGAGKRILTGESLFMTVFTNEGMGKKHVSFAAPYPGKIIPVDLSELGGKVICQKDAFLCAAKGVSVGIDFQKKLGTGFFGGEGFIMQKLEGDGLAFLHAGGTIYKKELQPGEVLRVDTGCLVAMTREVDYNIEYVGKIKSAFLGGEGLFFATVRGPGTVWIQSLPFSRLAERIYANAPQGGGRSTGEGSILGGLGDLLNGDD; encoded by the coding sequence ATGAATTCACACGAAATTGAATACACATTGCACGGAGACGACATGCAGTTTGTGGAAATAGAATTAGACCCAGGTGAAAGCGCCGTTGCAGAAGCCGGCGGGATGATGATGATGGAAGACGGCATTGAAATGGAAACGATTTTCGGTGACGGCTCACAGCGTGGCGGTGGAGGCGGTTTCCTGGGGAAACTGGTAGGTGCCGGAAAGCGTATCTTAACCGGTGAAAGCCTGTTTATGACCGTTTTCACCAATGAGGGCATGGGGAAGAAGCATGTGTCGTTCGCAGCTCCTTATCCAGGAAAGATCATCCCGGTCGATTTAAGTGAATTAGGCGGTAAAGTGATCTGTCAGAAAGATGCTTTCCTATGTGCAGCCAAAGGGGTTTCTGTCGGGATCGACTTTCAGAAAAAACTGGGGACAGGATTCTTCGGCGGTGAGGGCTTCATCATGCAGAAGCTTGAAGGAGACGGGTTGGCCTTTTTACACGCAGGAGGGACCATTTATAAAAAAGAGCTTCAGCCTGGAGAGGTCTTACGGGTAGACACGGGCTGTTTAGTCGCGATGACCCGGGAAGTGGATTATAACATCGAATACGTCGGAAAAATCAAATCTGCCTTCCTTGGTGGAGAAGGTTTGTTCTTCGCAACCGTCCGGGGACCAGGCACGGTCTGGATTCAGTCACTGCCATTCAGCCGTCTGGCAGAACGAATCTATGCAAATGCCCCTCAAGGCGGAGGCCGTTCAACCGGTGAGGGAAGTATATTGGGTGGACTCGGTGATTTATTAAACGGTGACGACTGA
- the speD gene encoding adenosylmethionine decarboxylase, producing the protein MKLSHEERIQLHEFNNLTKSLSFNMYDICYTKTREEREAYIEYIDEQYNAERLTKILTHVSDIIGAHVLNISKQDYVPQGASVTILVSEGPIVEVPTEHFDESPGPLPSTVTMHLDKSHITVHTYPEYHPHEGISTFRADIDVSTCGEISPLKALNYLIHSFDTDIMTMDYRVRGFTRDINGKKLFIDHDINSIQNYIPEEIKDEYDMIDVNVYPQNIFHTKCKLKEFDLNNYLFGYTKDKLSEKEMDDITDKLKMEMDEIFYGKNIPKP; encoded by the coding sequence ATGAAATTATCTCATGAAGAAAGAATTCAACTGCATGAATTCAATAACTTAACAAAATCATTGAGTTTTAATATGTATGATATATGTTATACGAAGACACGTGAAGAGAGGGAGGCATATATAGAATATATCGATGAGCAATACAATGCGGAGCGGTTGACGAAAATCCTTACACACGTATCGGATATCATCGGGGCCCACGTCCTGAACATTTCCAAGCAGGATTACGTACCTCAAGGGGCAAGCGTGACCATCCTCGTCTCGGAAGGACCGATTGTAGAAGTGCCGACCGAACATTTCGACGAGTCTCCGGGACCGCTTCCCTCTACGGTAACCATGCACCTTGATAAAAGTCATATCACGGTCCATACGTACCCCGAATATCATCCCCATGAAGGGATTTCGACATTCAGGGCTGATATTGATGTATCCACCTGTGGGGAAATTTCACCCCTTAAAGCATTGAATTACCTGATTCATTCCTTCGACACGGATATCATGACGATGGACTACCGTGTAAGGGGCTTTACACGTGATATCAATGGAAAGAAATTATTTATCGATCACGATATCAACTCGATCCAGAATTATATCCCGGAAGAGATCAAAGATGAATATGATATGATCGACGTGAATGTGTATCCGCAAAATATTTTCCACACTAAATGCAAACTGAAAGAGTTTGATTTGAATAATTACTTGTTCGGTTACACCAAAGATAAACTCAGTGAAAAAGAAATGGACGATATTACAGATAAACTTAAAATGGAAATGGACGAAATATTCTACGGGAAAAATATCCCAAAGCCATAA
- a CDS encoding CAP domain-containing protein — MKRLFLLIMLAAVAFISKPAWEEKVNAAGFDSVLDKMEELKNSPEVKETFDQLYDKVSMLLMNLDESFRDLESRSQTKEEHHVEKPALQVPDEQTFSIYNIEIGDAKDKVENELGQAKRRSVNEYGVSWYAYHDQYRNFLMISYDADQQVTGLYTNHDLVSSQTGIELGSSKNIVHDALGKPLKTIRKGLTLYQLQETGEHETYQLDKSYVTIFYDKHENDTVTAIQMIDEKLESAKRAYYADPSPEMKEGFEFQLFDLTNAARVEKGLPVLSWSEKVRDTARKHSLDMAEQDYFSHTNLTGQSPFDRMEEDQVAFRTAGENLAYGQVSSIYAHEGLMNSEGHRENILQPHYEQLGIGVAFNEKSQPYYTENFFSH; from the coding sequence TTGAAACGTTTATTTCTTCTTATCATGCTTGCTGCCGTCGCCTTTATTTCAAAACCCGCCTGGGAAGAAAAAGTAAATGCTGCGGGCTTCGATTCAGTCCTTGATAAAATGGAAGAACTGAAGAACAGCCCTGAAGTGAAGGAAACCTTTGATCAACTTTACGACAAGGTCAGCATGCTATTAATGAACCTGGATGAATCATTCAGGGATCTTGAAAGCCGATCCCAAACCAAGGAAGAACATCATGTAGAAAAACCGGCATTACAGGTCCCGGACGAGCAGACATTTTCTATTTATAATATTGAAATAGGCGATGCAAAAGATAAAGTAGAAAACGAACTTGGCCAAGCAAAAAGGCGCTCAGTTAATGAATATGGGGTGTCCTGGTATGCTTATCATGATCAATACCGGAATTTTTTAATGATATCCTATGATGCTGATCAACAGGTCACTGGCCTTTATACGAATCATGATTTGGTTTCATCACAAACCGGGATCGAGTTGGGATCCTCCAAAAATATCGTGCATGATGCGCTCGGTAAGCCATTAAAGACGATCCGCAAAGGTCTTACCCTCTATCAGTTACAGGAGACAGGCGAGCACGAAACCTATCAGTTGGATAAGAGCTACGTGACGATTTTTTATGACAAGCATGAAAATGATACGGTGACCGCCATTCAAATGATTGACGAGAAGCTTGAAAGCGCCAAGAGAGCCTATTATGCCGACCCCAGCCCGGAAATGAAAGAGGGCTTCGAGTTCCAACTCTTTGATTTAACGAATGCTGCCCGTGTAGAGAAAGGATTACCTGTACTGTCCTGGAGTGAAAAAGTAAGAGACACTGCAAGGAAGCATAGTCTCGACATGGCGGAACAAGACTATTTCAGCCACACGAATTTAACGGGTCAGTCCCCATTTGACCGAATGGAAGAAGATCAGGTCGCTTTCCGCACAGCAGGTGAAAACCTCGCGTACGGACAGGTGAGTTCAATCTATGCACATGAAGGATTGATGAACTCTGAAGGACACAGGGAAAACATCCTCCAGCCCCATTACGAGCAGTTGGGCATCGGCGTGGCATTCAATGAAAAATCCCAGCCATACTATACAGAAAACTTCTTCAGTCATTAA
- a CDS encoding DsbA family oxidoreductase → MKIEIWSDYVCPFCYIGKRRLEEALNQFAHRDQVEISYKSFELDPNAPVDTNENIYEILSKKYGTSLQQAKTMAEGVAGQAAAAGLDFRFDSNVPTNTFDAHRLTKYAGTKGKEAELTEILLHAHFTLSQHIGDRKTLSELAAQAGLDAREAALLLESEEFSEEVRKDEEEARQIGVQGVPFFVINRKYAVSGAQPSDVFLNSIKKVWEEENSSSVLQPLGTDGKTCDEDGCDTPNVKG, encoded by the coding sequence ATGAAAATTGAAATATGGTCAGATTATGTATGTCCATTTTGTTATATCGGCAAGCGTCGTCTTGAGGAAGCACTCAATCAATTTGCCCACAGGGACCAAGTGGAGATTTCTTATAAAAGCTTTGAACTAGATCCCAATGCGCCAGTTGATACAAATGAAAATATCTATGAGATTTTGTCAAAAAAATACGGCACGTCTTTACAACAGGCAAAGACCATGGCGGAAGGGGTTGCCGGACAAGCTGCAGCTGCCGGATTGGATTTCCGTTTTGATTCAAATGTTCCAACCAACACGTTTGATGCCCACCGTCTCACGAAATATGCCGGTACAAAAGGAAAAGAAGCGGAATTGACGGAAATCCTGCTTCATGCCCATTTCACGCTGTCACAGCATATCGGTGACCGGAAAACGCTCTCAGAACTTGCAGCCCAGGCAGGATTGGATGCAAGGGAAGCGGCGTTGCTCCTGGAAAGTGAAGAATTTTCAGAAGAAGTCAGGAAAGATGAAGAGGAAGCAAGACAGATTGGTGTTCAGGGTGTACCCTTCTTCGTCATCAATCGCAAATATGCCGTTTCCGGTGCCCAACCGAGCGATGTTTTCTTAAATTCAATAAAAAAAGTGTGGGAAGAAGAGAATTCCTCTTCTGTACTCCAACCGCTGGGAACTGACGGAAAGACTTGTGATGAAGATGGATGTGACACACCCAACGTAAAGGGGTGA